One window from the genome of Silene latifolia isolate original U9 population unplaced genomic scaffold, ASM4854445v1 scaffold_119, whole genome shotgun sequence encodes:
- the LOC141637542 gene encoding mitogen-activated protein kinase kinase kinase 18-like gives MDGKIIGNGSYGVVTLGSLDGELIAVKSAVKGSISSVDSLNNEIDILRTLSSPYIVKYYGDEETTSSRKLLMEYVRNGDVARGGKVSDVELIRSYTWCLVTALREVHGKKIVHCDVKGSNVLVDPTNRVAKLADFGSAKRVEDRELSKMVPRGTPLWMAPEVVRGELQGYESDVWSLGCTVIEMFTGLPAWQDNGVHTLYTIGYTCELPEYPVGLPELGRDFLDKCLVRKVGQRWSCDQLLQHPFLLPATAVEKVLEPSPRSVFDWEGENEFNFSDRGEKDNVSARGRIGELATSVGVNWESDGWVEVRECANESVYVPGVKSEFHISYDPTWINLSSEINEVENSGGGNGNGDGGSICRQVKNMTVVMEEFIILLRILLISTGALNCSTSIGLVPNVIIIILLLIRLIRIRMRIQCFWNKFVCLASSMLFPFCLLFELGELFCLVCLMS, from the coding sequence ATGGACGGAAAAATAATCGGAAATGGATCATACGGGGTTGTAACTCTCGGCTCACTTGACGGAGAATTAATCGCTGTCAAGTCAGCTgttaagggtagtatttcttcagttgattcATTAAATAACGAGATTGACATTCTTCGTACTCTCTCGTCGCCGTATATAGTAAAATACTACGGCGATGAGGAAACGACGTCGTCGAGGAAATTACTAATGGAGTATGTCCGTAACGGTGACGTGGCAAGGGGAGGAAAAGTATCCGACGTGGAATTAATCCGGTCGTACACGTGGTGCCTTGTCACAGCGTTGCGTGAGGTACACGGTAAAAAAATAGTTCACTGTGATGTCAAAGGGAGTAACGTCCTGGTGGACCCCACTAACCGGGTTGCGAAGTTGGCTGATTTCGGGTCGGCTAAACGGGTCGAGGACCGAGAATTATCGAAAATGGTTCCACGTGGGACTCCGTTATGGATGGCTCCCGAGGTGGTACGTGGAGAATTGCAGGGTTATGAGTCGGATGTGTGGTCCCTAGGTTGCACGGTTATCGAGATGTTTACTGGATTGCCAGCGTGGCAGGATAATGGGGTCCACACGCTGTATACGATTGGTTACACGTGTGAGCTGCCCGAGTATCCTGTCGGATTGCCCGAATTGGGGAGGGATTTCTTGGATAAGTGTTTGGTCAGGAAGGTCGGGCAGAGGTGGAGCTGTGATCAGCTGTTGCAACACCCGTTTTTATTACCCGCAACCGCGGTTGAGAAGGTTTTAGAACCGTCTCCGAGAAGTGTGTTTGATTGGGAGGGCGAAAACGAGTTTAATTTCTCCGACAGGGGTGAAAAAGACAATGTTTCCGCCAGGGGTAGGATCGGTGAATTGGCGACTTCGGTAGGGGTAAATTGGGAAAGTGACGGTTGGGTAGAGGTCAGGGAATGCGCTAATGAGAGTGTTTATGTACCAGGGGTAAAATCGGAATTTCACATTAGTTACGATCCGACGTGGATTAATTTAAGTAGTGAGATTAACGAAGTGGAAAATAGCGGTGGCGGTAATGGTAACGGTGATGGCGGTTCGATATGTCGGCAAGTGAAAAACATGACAGTTGTAATGGAGGAGTTTATAATATTGTTACGGATTTTATTAATTAGTACGGGTGCATTGAATTGTTCCACAAGTATTGGATTAGTACCTAAtgtaattataattatattattgttgATAAGAttaataagaataagaatgagAATACAATGTTTTTGGAACAAGTTTGTGTGTTTGGCTTCTTccatgttgtttccgttttgtctactTTTTGAGTTAGGAGAACTATTTTGTTTGGTATGTTTGATGAGCTAA